Sequence from the Sinorhizobium meliloti genome:
CCTCAGCCAAAGCGGCACGAGCAGCAGGACGATGCCGGCTGCCGCGCCGACGACGAGAAGCAGCGGAATCTGGAGGGGCGAGGGGAGGCCGCCGAAAAGGTGCGAACTGGCGGCGGCGACGGCAATCGCTCCGAGATAGAACTGACCCTCGGCGCCGATGTTCCAGAGCCTCGCGCGAAACGCGACCGCCGCGGCAAGGCCCGTCAGGATGAGCGGGCTGGCGCGGGTCAAGGTTTCGGTCGCCGAAAGCCGCGAGCCGAAGGCGCCGACGAGAATGCGCCAATAGGCTTCCATGACCGGGGCACCGGCGATAGCGATGAGCAGGCCGGCGAGCGCCAGCGCGCAGAGGATCGCAAGCACGGGTGTCGCGATCACCAGGGCGAGCGAACGATGTTCGCGTCGTTCAAAACGCATGCGGAACCTCGTGCTCTTCATTCCATTCGCCGGCCATCATCAGGCCGAGTTTCGTGGCACTGGCGCTGTCGGCGGCGATCGGAGGCGAAAGCCGCCCGTTGACGATGGCCTGAATGCGGTCGGCGAGCGCCATGACTTCTTCCAGATCCTCGGAGATGAGGAGCACCGCGGTTCCCGCACGCCGCGCTTCGAGCAGCCGCTCGTGCACCGCGGCGACAGCCCCTTCGTCGAGCCCCCGCGCCGGCTGCGCCGCGAGCAGGATGCGCGGTCGGTCGATCAGATTGCGCCCGAGGATGAGTTTCTGCATGTTGCCGCCCGAGAGCAGCCGCGTGCGCGTCGTCGGCCGTCCGCCGCGCACGTCGAAGGCATCGATGATCTGGCCGGCGAATGCCTGGCCGGACGGCCGATCGACGAGGCCGTAGCGCGAAAATCGCGGCAGGCGCTCGAGAACGGCGTTTTCCCAAATGGCCATTTCGCCGATAGCGCCTTCCTTGTTGCGATCTTCCGGAATGCGGCCGATCCCCGCTCGGACGGCGCCATCAACCGTGAGGTCGCCGATCGGCTCCCCGAACAGCAGGAGTTCGCCCTTGTCGCGCCGCGCCGTACCCGACAGGAGATGCGCCAGCGTCGTCTGGCCGTTGCCGGAAACTCCGATAATGCCGAGAATCTCGCCCGCGCGGAGGCTGAAATCGATGGACTTCAGCCGTTCGACGCCGTCGATGCTGACGCTCACATCCGCGACATCAAGCACCACCTCGCCGGGCGTCGAGGGATCGCGCACCGGCCGGGCAACCTTGCGGCCGACCATCAGTTCGGCAAGCTCGGCCTTGTTCGTCTCTTTCGCAAGACGCTCGGCCACCTTGCGGCCGCCGCGCAGCACGACGATCCTGTCGGCCGCGGCCATGACCTCGTCCAGCTTGTGTGAAATGAAGATCAGCGAAAGCCCCTCGCGCGCCATGTCCTTCAGTGTCGAGAACAGCCGCTCGGCCTCCAGATTCGTCAGCACCGCCGTCGGCTCGTCGAGCACCAGGATATGTGCGTCGTTGTAGAGCGCCTTCAGGATCTCGACGCGCTGCTGCTCGCCGACCGAGAGGTCGCCGACGCGCGCGTCCGGCTCCACCGTCAGGCCGAACCGCTGGCAAATGTGGTGCAGCTTCCGCCGTGCCGCGCTGGTGCCGGATCGGAGGTGCCAGAGGCGTTCGGTGCCGGCCATAACGTTTTCCAGCACCGTAAGGTTGGGGGCGAGCGAGAAATGCTGATGCACCATGCCGATGCCGGCGCGGATCGCCGCGCGTGGCTTGCCCGGAGGCAGTTCCCGTCCCTCGACCAGTACCTTGCCGCTGTCCGGCACATAATGGCCGAACAGGATGCTCATCAGCGTGGTCTTGCCGGCGCCGTTTTCGCCGAGGAGGGCGACGACCTCGCCCTTTCCGAGGCTCAGCGAGATGTCGTCATTGGCGAGATTGTCACCGAAGCGCTTGCTGACGCTGCAAATGTCGAGAATGGCTTCGCTCATTCCGGAATTCCCGCGACCGCGAAACGGTGCTGCCAGCGGCCCTCTCTTTCCAGGCGTGCCGCAAGCTCGATGAGGAGGCGGTCGCCGCCCATGGGCGCCAGAATCTGCACCGGCAGCGGCAATCCGGCGTCATCCGCGCCGAAGGGGAGCGTGAGGGCCGGAAAACCGGTCGCATTGGCGAGTGTGGCGAGTGGCGCAAACGCGGTCATGCGGCGAATCTGAAGGTCGATATCGTCGTGGTCGAAAGGAAAGGATCCGATCGGAAGGGGTGCCGACGCAAGCATGGGCGTCAGGATACAGTCTACCCGGTCGAAAAGCGACCAGACCGCGTGGCTCGCATGGACGGCGTCGTCAAGTGTCGCCCAGAGCGCGGTCGCCTCGAGTTGCGATCCATGGTTGATGAAAGCCTGCGTCAGCCGTTCGGCGCGCCCGGCATCGAGACCGGCGGAAACGACGAAATTGGCAAGGTTGACGGCAATGATGTCGCGCAGAGCCCGGCCGCTCGTCGCAACGCATGCGGCAAACGCATCCCAATACATCTTAACGACGCTGTGGCCATCCGCCTCCAGTGCGCGCGCGGCCTCTTCGACAGCCTCGCTGCGCGCCGGTTCGGTCGGGTATTGGTCGCCGGTCTCGAGAAGAAGGCCGACACGTAAGGGGCCGGACGGGGAGGGGGCGAACCACGGATCGGCAAACGGCCCTCTGGCGCGTCCGGCTGCCGCGTTGAAGATCGCCGCCAGGTCGCGGACGGAGCGGCACAGCGCCAGTTCACTGGCGATGCCGCCGAGATGATTGCCGAAGGATGGTCCAGCCGCCATCGCACCCCGGCTCGCCTTGAGGCCGAGGAGACCGCAACATGCCGCGGGGACGCGAATCGACCCGCCGGCGTCGGTTGCATGGGCGATCGCCACGATGCCCGCGGCAACGGCAGCCGCCGCCCCGCCGGAGGAGCCGCCGGGCGTCCGGCTCTTATCGAGGGGGTTGCGGCAGATGGGGCCGGCCGCCGGTTCGCTTGCGAGCGAAAGGCCCATTTCCGGCACGGTAGTCAGTCCGAAGAAGCAAAGGCCTGCTCCGCGCAGCCGCTCTGCCAGATCGCTGTCTTCCGCGACGGCGGCACGGCGCCCGAGCATGTTCGATCCGGCCGCAACCGGCAGGCCGGCGAAGGGGCCGCCCAGGTCCTTGGCAAGGCTCGGGACGCCGAGAAATGGTGGAATCCCCCCGCCGCCCGGCTGGTGGCGCAAGCGGGCGTCCGCATTCCCGGCCGCCGTTCGTCCGAGCGTAGGGTCGAGATGGACGATCGCACCGATTTCTGCCCATCGGCCAGTCGCCGCAAGGGATGCTTCCATCGCTTCGGAAGCGGTGAGGCGGCCCATTCGGATCGCCTCACCGAGAGAAGTTGCATCACCTGCCATAGACAAGCCGGTTACTTAGGCTCGTCAGTGATGCGTGGAACCTCGAAGGCGCCGGACTTGATCTCGGCACGCTTGGCTTCCATGGCCGCTTCGGCATCCGCCGGGGCGACGCCCTTGACATAGGCAACGTCGCTGCCGCCCTCCTTGAGCAGGCCGAAGGCGGTGTAGTCCTTGCCGACCGGCTTGCCGGCGGACACGTCGGCAATCGCGGCATTGAGGATCGGGCGGAAGCCCCAGAGCGCGTTGGCAAAGACCGTGTCGGGATAGCGCGGCGTGTAGTCGATCAGCGAACCCACGGATTTGAGCCCGCGTTCCTTCGCTGCGTCCGCGGTGCCGATGCGCTCGCCGAAGAGGATGTCGGCACCGGCGTCGATCTGAGCGAGGCCGGCTTCGCGCGCCTTCGGCGGGTCGAAGAAGGTACCGATGAAGGTGACGAGGTGCTTGGCATCGGGATTGACGGCCTTCACGCCCGCAGCGAAGGCATTGATCAGCATGTTGACTTCCGGGATCGGCATGGCGCCGACGGAGCCGACGACGTTCGACTTCGTCATCTTGCCGGCGAGCATGCCGGCGAGATAGGCGCCGTCGTGGTTCCAGGTGCCGAAAACGCCGAAGTTGTCGCCCGATTCCTTGCCGCTCGAGCCGAGAACGAAGGCGGTCTCCGGATAGTCGGCGGCGACTTCGCGGGCCTGTTTTTCAACGGCATAGGCTTCGCCGATGATGAGCTTTGCACCCTGCTCGGCATATTCGCGCATCGCGCGGGGATAGTCCGTGCCCGAAATGCCTTCGGAGAAGACATACTCGATCACGCCTTCGGCGGCCGCATCCTGCAGCGCCTTGTGCAGGACCGAGTTCCAGGCGTTCTCGACCGGGGAGGCGTGGACACCAGCAACCTTGATCGGCGCGCTGGCGCGGACGGCCGGCGCCAGGGCGCTCACGCCAAGCACCAGGCCCGACGCAAGCACATTGCGCCGGCTCATCATCAAATCTCTTGTCATGGATGGTGTTCCCCTTTTTACCGATTGGTAGAATCTTTATTTTGTACAAAGTTTTGTCAAGCAGCGCGAATGAGTAGAAAAGCGGCAACGGAACACATGCTGGGTTATCTCGCAGAAGTTTCATATCTGCCGGGTGAGCGCGACAGGTGTCGTATTGCCTTCGCGGAACAAGCCCGACGTGCGTTCGTTTCCAACTTGCGAAGGAGCATCAAGACAGAAGTGCCCAAGGAAGCCTCCGTGTGCCAAGGCACATGTGAGGCTTCCTTGTGCGGGGTGGTCGAGCCGTCAACCCGGAGCTGTTCATGGAAGAATTTATCCTGTTCGCGTTGGTCGGCTTTCTCGCTCAGGTGATCGATGGTGCTCTAGGCATGGCCTACGGCGTCATCTGCTCGACGGTGCTTCTTGCCTTCGGCGTGCCGCCTGCCCAGGCGTCGGCGTCAGCCCATGCGGCGGAATTGTTCACCACTGCCGCTTCCGGATCGGCCCATCTCTATCACCGCAACATCGATTGGAAGCTGTTCTGGCGGCTCATTCCCTTTGGCATCGCCGGTGGCATGCTGGGTGCCTTCGTGGTGACCTCGTTTGACGGAGATCAGGTCAAGCCTTTCGTCACGGCCTATCTTGCAGTGATTGGAGCCTGGCTGCTTTACCGCTCCTTTCATCGCATTCCCACAAACCCGGTCAAGCTGAGGATCGTGGCACCGCTCGGCGCAACCGCGGGGTTCCTGGATGCCGCTGGTGGCGGCGGATGGGGACCCGTTGCGACCACCGGTCTGCTCGGCGCCGGTGGACAGCCGCGCTTCGTCATCGGGACCGTCAATGCGAGCGAGTTTCTGATCGCACTTTCAGTGTCTCTGAGCTTCCTGGCCACGGTTCTAACCGGTCACTGGGAACAGGCTGGCGATTTCCGCGATCATCTTACATCCATAGGCGGGCTGATTACGGGCGGCGTGCTGGCGGCGCCTTTTGCAGGATGGGTGGTCAAGGCACTGCAAGAGAAAACGCTTCTGCGGCTCGTCGGATCTTTGATCACGCTTTTGGCAGGCTATCAGACGCTCGAACTTACCGGGTTTCTCTGAACACCGGTTTCTCAGATGGCATAAAGCTCAATCGGCTTCTCAAAGCCCTTGAGGCGGTATTCTCGGCCCTCGCTTGCCGCCGTTTGGCTCTGCGCGCGCTCGCAAACGGCCCTGGTCACGAGGATTCGCCCCGCCTCGGCGGCGGATTGGGCCCGAGCGGCAGTATTCACAACCGTACCGATAGCAGTCAGGTCGCGGTGCGATCGGCCGAACTCTCCGAAGCTGGCCTCACCGGTGTCGATGCCGATGCCAACCCCGAGCTCACTTCCGT
This genomic interval carries:
- a CDS encoding ABC transporter ATP-binding protein codes for the protein MSEAILDICSVSKRFGDNLANDDISLSLGKGEVVALLGENGAGKTTLMSILFGHYVPDSGKVLVEGRELPPGKPRAAIRAGIGMVHQHFSLAPNLTVLENVMAGTERLWHLRSGTSAARRKLHHICQRFGLTVEPDARVGDLSVGEQQRVEILKALYNDAHILVLDEPTAVLTNLEAERLFSTLKDMAREGLSLIFISHKLDEVMAAADRIVVLRGGRKVAERLAKETNKAELAELMVGRKVARPVRDPSTPGEVVLDVADVSVSIDGVERLKSIDFSLRAGEILGIIGVSGNGQTTLAHLLSGTARRDKGELLLFGEPIGDLTVDGAVRAGIGRIPEDRNKEGAIGEMAIWENAVLERLPRFSRYGLVDRPSGQAFAGQIIDAFDVRGGRPTTRTRLLSGGNMQKLILGRNLIDRPRILLAAQPARGLDEGAVAAVHERLLEARRAGTAVLLISEDLEEVMALADRIQAIVNGRLSPPIAADSASATKLGLMMAGEWNEEHEVPHAF
- a CDS encoding amidase encodes the protein MAGDATSLGEAIRMGRLTASEAMEASLAATGRWAEIGAIVHLDPTLGRTAAGNADARLRHQPGGGGIPPFLGVPSLAKDLGGPFAGLPVAAGSNMLGRRAAVAEDSDLAERLRGAGLCFFGLTTVPEMGLSLASEPAAGPICRNPLDKSRTPGGSSGGAAAAVAAGIVAIAHATDAGGSIRVPAACCGLLGLKASRGAMAAGPSFGNHLGGIASELALCRSVRDLAAIFNAAAGRARGPFADPWFAPSPSGPLRVGLLLETGDQYPTEPARSEAVEEAARALEADGHSVVKMYWDAFAACVATSGRALRDIIAVNLANFVVSAGLDAGRAERLTQAFINHGSQLEATALWATLDDAVHASHAVWSLFDRVDCILTPMLASAPLPIGSFPFDHDDIDLQIRRMTAFAPLATLANATGFPALTLPFGADDAGLPLPVQILAPMGGDRLLIELAARLEREGRWQHRFAVAGIPE
- a CDS encoding BMP family protein; amino-acid sequence: MTRDLMMSRRNVLASGLVLGVSALAPAVRASAPIKVAGVHASPVENAWNSVLHKALQDAAAEGVIEYVFSEGISGTDYPRAMREYAEQGAKLIIGEAYAVEKQAREVAADYPETAFVLGSSGKESGDNFGVFGTWNHDGAYLAGMLAGKMTKSNVVGSVGAMPIPEVNMLINAFAAGVKAVNPDAKHLVTFIGTFFDPPKAREAGLAQIDAGADILFGERIGTADAAKERGLKSVGSLIDYTPRYPDTVFANALWGFRPILNAAIADVSAGKPVGKDYTAFGLLKEGGSDVAYVKGVAPADAEAAMEAKRAEIKSGAFEVPRITDEPK
- a CDS encoding sulfite exporter TauE/SafE family protein, whose protein sequence is MEEFILFALVGFLAQVIDGALGMAYGVICSTVLLAFGVPPAQASASAHAAELFTTAASGSAHLYHRNIDWKLFWRLIPFGIAGGMLGAFVVTSFDGDQVKPFVTAYLAVIGAWLLYRSFHRIPTNPVKLRIVAPLGATAGFLDAAGGGGWGPVATTGLLGAGGQPRFVIGTVNASEFLIALSVSLSFLATVLTGHWEQAGDFRDHLTSIGGLITGGVLAAPFAGWVVKALQEKTLLRLVGSLITLLAGYQTLELTGFL